From a region of the Micromonospora tarapacensis genome:
- a CDS encoding F0F1 ATP synthase subunit gamma → MAAQVRVLRQRIRSAKGMKKITKAMELVATSRIAKAQARVGASLPYAQAITGVLTALASNASVDHPLLTPRERVRRAGVLLVTADRGLAGGYSSNAIRTAESLIARLQADGKEPVLYVIGRKGASFYRFRNRPLEASWTGFSEQPSFADAREVGETLIKAFAAGADDVDGESGPDGVRGVDELHIVYTEFKSLMTQNPVTRIIGPLQIEERPRSEGALPAYEFEPDAEALLDALLPKYINTRIYAALLESAASESAARRRAMKSATDNAEDMIDKYTREMNSARQAGITQEISEIVGGANALAASGSEV, encoded by the coding sequence ATGGCGGCGCAGGTACGTGTTCTTCGTCAACGGATCCGCTCGGCGAAGGGGATGAAGAAGATCACCAAGGCGATGGAGCTCGTGGCGACGAGCCGGATCGCCAAGGCTCAGGCCCGGGTCGGGGCGTCCCTGCCGTACGCCCAGGCGATCACCGGCGTCCTCACGGCGCTGGCGTCCAACGCCTCGGTCGACCATCCGCTGCTCACCCCGCGCGAGCGGGTGCGGCGGGCGGGCGTGCTGCTGGTGACCGCCGACCGGGGGTTGGCCGGCGGTTACAGCTCGAACGCCATCCGAACGGCGGAGTCGCTGATTGCCCGGCTGCAGGCCGACGGCAAGGAGCCGGTGCTCTATGTCATCGGGCGCAAGGGCGCGTCGTTCTACCGGTTCCGGAACCGGCCGCTGGAGGCCAGTTGGACGGGCTTCTCGGAGCAGCCGTCCTTCGCCGACGCGCGGGAGGTGGGCGAGACGCTGATCAAGGCGTTCGCGGCCGGGGCGGACGACGTCGACGGTGAGTCGGGTCCGGACGGGGTGCGCGGGGTGGACGAGTTGCACATCGTCTACACCGAGTTCAAGTCCCTGATGACCCAGAACCCGGTCACCCGGATCATCGGCCCGTTGCAGATCGAGGAGCGGCCTCGCTCGGAGGGCGCCCTTCCGGCGTACGAGTTCGAGCCGGACGCGGAGGCGCTGCTCGACGCGCTGTTGCCGAAGTACATCAACACGCGGATCTACGCAGCGTTGCTGGAGTCGGCGGCCAGCGAGTCGGCGGCCCGGCGGCGGGCGATGAAGAGTGCCACCGACAACGCCGAAGACATGATCGACAAGTACACGCGTGAGATGAACTCGGCCCGCCAGGCCGGGATCACCCAGGAGATCAGTGAGATCGTCGGCGGCGCGAACGCGCTGGCCGCGTCGGGAAGTGAAGTGTGA
- a CDS encoding F0F1 ATP synthase subunit B, with the protein MNLAAEGVEHHPLVPIWQELVVGTIAFALLCYVLMKFVLPRMEAMYQARVDAIEGGLKRAEAAQAEANQLLEQYRAQLAEVRTEAARIRDDARADAESIRTEILAKAREESDRIIAAGRDSLAVERQTIVRELRAEIGGLAVDLAGRIVGESLADEARRKGTVERFLTDLESAGAR; encoded by the coding sequence ATGAATCTCGCCGCCGAAGGCGTGGAGCACCACCCGCTCGTGCCGATCTGGCAGGAGCTCGTCGTCGGCACGATCGCCTTCGCCCTGCTCTGCTACGTCCTGATGAAGTTCGTGCTGCCGCGCATGGAGGCGATGTACCAGGCGCGGGTCGACGCGATCGAGGGCGGCCTCAAGCGTGCCGAGGCGGCTCAGGCCGAGGCCAACCAGCTTCTCGAGCAGTACCGTGCCCAGCTCGCCGAGGTGCGTACCGAGGCGGCCCGGATCCGGGACGACGCCCGCGCCGACGCCGAGTCGATCCGCACCGAGATCCTGGCCAAGGCCCGGGAGGAGTCCGACCGGATCATCGCCGCCGGCCGGGACTCGCTGGCCGTGGAGCGTCAGACCATCGTGCGCGAGCTGCGTGCGGAGATCGGCGGTCTCGCGGTCGACCTGGCCGGCCGGATCGTGGGCGAGTCGCTCGCGGACGAGGCCCGCCGCAAGGGCACCGTCGAGCGCTTCCTCACCGATCTCGAAAGCGCGGGGGCCCGCTGA
- the atpA gene encoding F0F1 ATP synthase subunit alpha: MAELTISTEDIRGALERYVSSYSPDVSREEVGTVADTGDGIAHVEGLPSTMTNELLEFEDGTLGVALNLDVRQIGVVVLGDYSGLEEGQRVKRTGRVLSVPVGDGFLGRVVDALGKPIDGLGDITDEGYRELELQAPNVMARQSVFEPMQTGIKAIDAMTPIGRGQRQLIIGDRKTGKTTVALDTILNQRQNWASGDPKKQVRCIYVAIGQKASTIASIKGQLEEAGAMEYTTIVASPASDPAGFKYLAPYTGSSIGQHWMYNGKHVLIVFDDLSKQAEAYRAVSLLLRRPPGREAYPGDVFYLHSRLLERCAKLSDEMGGGSMTGLPIIETKANDISAFIPTNVISITDGQIFLETDLFNQGVRPAINVGTSVSRVGGAAQVKPMKKVSGSLRLNLAQYRELEAFAAFASDLDKASRAQLDRGARLVELLKQPNYSPYPVQDQVVAVWAGTEGKLDDIPVGDVRRFETQFLEQLRRKHNATLQAIADNKWDDDIIATLETAVAEFKQGFLGREDERTINEAPAAPLEGEAEHETVTRYSGEAPAQEQ, translated from the coding sequence ATGGCCGAGCTGACCATCTCGACGGAGGACATCCGCGGCGCCCTGGAGCGCTACGTCTCCTCCTACTCGCCCGACGTCTCCCGTGAGGAGGTCGGCACCGTCGCCGACACCGGCGACGGCATCGCCCACGTCGAGGGCCTGCCCTCGACCATGACCAACGAGCTGCTGGAGTTCGAGGACGGCACGCTCGGCGTGGCGCTGAACCTCGACGTCCGGCAGATCGGTGTCGTCGTCCTCGGCGACTACTCCGGGCTTGAGGAGGGGCAGCGCGTCAAGCGCACCGGCCGGGTGCTCTCGGTGCCCGTCGGCGACGGCTTCCTCGGCCGCGTGGTCGACGCGCTCGGCAAGCCGATCGACGGCCTCGGCGACATCACCGACGAGGGCTACCGCGAGCTTGAGCTCCAGGCCCCGAACGTGATGGCGCGGCAGTCCGTCTTCGAGCCGATGCAGACCGGCATCAAGGCCATCGACGCGATGACCCCGATCGGCCGGGGGCAGCGGCAGCTGATCATCGGTGACCGCAAGACCGGCAAGACCACGGTCGCCCTGGACACCATCCTCAACCAGCGGCAGAACTGGGCGTCCGGCGACCCGAAGAAGCAGGTCCGCTGCATCTACGTGGCCATCGGCCAGAAGGCCTCCACCATCGCCTCCATCAAGGGGCAGCTGGAGGAGGCGGGCGCGATGGAGTACACCACGATCGTCGCCTCCCCGGCGTCGGACCCGGCGGGCTTCAAGTACCTCGCCCCCTACACCGGTTCGTCCATCGGCCAGCACTGGATGTACAACGGCAAGCACGTCCTGATCGTCTTCGACGACCTGAGCAAGCAGGCCGAGGCGTACCGGGCCGTGTCGCTGCTGCTGCGTCGCCCGCCGGGCCGTGAGGCGTACCCGGGTGACGTCTTCTACCTGCACTCCCGGCTGCTGGAGCGCTGCGCGAAGCTCTCCGACGAGATGGGCGGCGGCTCGATGACCGGCCTGCCGATCATCGAGACGAAGGCCAACGACATCTCGGCCTTCATCCCGACCAACGTCATCTCCATCACCGACGGCCAGATCTTCCTGGAGACCGACCTGTTCAACCAGGGCGTCCGGCCGGCCATCAACGTCGGCACCTCGGTCTCCCGGGTCGGTGGCGCCGCGCAGGTGAAGCCGATGAAGAAGGTCTCCGGTTCGCTGCGGCTGAACCTGGCCCAGTACCGCGAGCTGGAGGCGTTCGCCGCCTTCGCCTCGGACCTGGACAAGGCCTCCCGCGCCCAGCTGGACCGCGGCGCCCGCCTGGTGGAGCTGCTCAAGCAGCCGAACTACTCGCCGTACCCGGTGCAGGACCAGGTGGTGGCCGTCTGGGCCGGTACCGAGGGCAAGCTCGACGACATCCCGGTCGGTGACGTGCGGCGCTTCGAGACGCAGTTCCTGGAGCAGTTGCGGCGCAAGCACAACGCCACGCTGCAGGCGATCGCCGACAACAAGTGGGACGACGACATCATCGCCACCCTCGAGACGGCCGTCGCCGAGTTCAAGCAGGGCTTCCTCGGCCGCGAGGACGAGCGCACGATCAACGAGGCGCCGGCGGCGCCGCTGGAGGGCGAGGCCGAGCACGAGACGGTCACCCGCTACAGCGGCGAGGCTCCGGCCCAAGAGCAGTAG
- a CDS encoding F0F1 ATP synthase subunit delta yields the protein MMRAASRESYSVAVTRLEEYVRGAEPPAVATTGAELLAVADLLRREVRLRRALSDPARAGEDRAGLLTGVLSGKIGGDPLDLLGTLVAGRWSVPSELLDAVERLGVQALLGSADLADELGEVEDELFRFGQVVAADPQLSNTLSDPIAPVAQRAELVGMLLTGKARPVTVRLVEAALAGFGGRSFSAGLTRLVELAAERRDRQVAYVTVAAPLTEDEERRLGDQLSTIYGRAVAVKFTVDPTILGGASVRVGSDLYDGTILRRLNETRNALAKR from the coding sequence CTGATGCGGGCTGCCAGCCGGGAGTCCTACTCCGTCGCGGTCACGCGGCTGGAGGAGTACGTCCGGGGGGCCGAGCCGCCGGCGGTCGCCACCACGGGCGCGGAGCTGCTCGCCGTCGCGGACCTGCTGCGGCGTGAGGTCCGACTGCGCCGGGCGCTGTCCGATCCGGCCCGTGCGGGCGAGGATCGGGCCGGTCTGTTGACCGGGGTGCTCTCCGGCAAGATCGGCGGGGATCCGCTCGACCTGCTCGGCACCCTGGTCGCCGGCCGTTGGTCGGTGCCGTCGGAGCTGCTCGACGCGGTCGAACGCCTCGGCGTGCAGGCCCTGCTCGGCAGCGCGGACCTGGCCGACGAACTCGGCGAGGTGGAGGACGAGCTGTTCCGCTTCGGCCAGGTGGTCGCGGCGGATCCGCAACTGTCCAACACGCTGTCCGACCCGATCGCCCCGGTGGCCCAGCGGGCCGAGCTGGTCGGGATGCTCCTGACGGGCAAGGCCCGGCCGGTGACCGTCCGACTGGTGGAGGCGGCCCTGGCCGGCTTCGGCGGCCGGTCGTTCTCCGCCGGGCTGACTCGACTGGTGGAGCTGGCGGCGGAGCGGCGCGACCGGCAGGTCGCGTACGTGACCGTCGCGGCACCGCTCACCGAGGACGAGGAACGCCGGCTGGGCGACCAGCTCTCGACCATCTACGGTCGGGCGGTCGCCGTGAAGTTTACGGTTGACCCGACGATCCTCGGCGGAGCGAGCGTCCGGGTGGGTTCGGACCTGTACGACGGGACGATCCTGCGCCGCCTCAACGAGACCCGTAACGCGCTCGCGAAGCGCTGA
- the atpD gene encoding F0F1 ATP synthase subunit beta, which translates to MTVSAVAGGPAETKTATGRVVRVIGPVVDAEFPRDAMPDLFNALQVSVTLSGGEKTLTLEVAQHLGDNVVRAISMQPTDGLVRGAEVRDTAFPIRVPVGDAVKGHVFNAIGECLNLTEGETIEADDQWGIHRKAPAFADLEPKTEMLETGIKVIDLLAPYVKGGKIGLFGGAGVGKTVLIQEMITRVARNFGGTSVFAGVGERTREGNDLIHEMTDSGVIDKTALVFGQMDEPPGTRLRVALSALTMAEYFRDVKKQEVLLFIDNIFRFTQAGSEVSTLLGRMPSAVGYQPTLADEMGELQERITSVRGQAITSMQAIYVPADDYTDPAPATTFAHLDATTNLERSISDKGIYPAVDPLASSSRILAPEFVGQEHFQVASEVKRILQRYKDLQDIIAILGIEELSEEDKITVQRARRIERFLSQNTYAAEQFTGVSGSTVPIKETIEAFRKISEGEYDHFPEQAFFMCGGLDDLEKKAAELMKG; encoded by the coding sequence ATGACTGTATCCGCAGTTGCTGGTGGACCAGCTGAGACCAAGACGGCCACGGGTCGCGTGGTCCGGGTCATCGGCCCGGTCGTCGACGCCGAGTTCCCGCGCGACGCCATGCCGGACCTGTTCAACGCCCTCCAGGTGAGCGTGACCCTCTCCGGCGGCGAGAAGACGCTGACCCTGGAGGTCGCCCAGCACCTGGGTGACAACGTGGTACGCGCCATCTCGATGCAGCCCACCGACGGTCTGGTCCGCGGTGCCGAGGTCCGGGACACCGCGTTCCCGATCCGGGTGCCGGTCGGCGACGCCGTCAAGGGCCACGTGTTCAACGCGATCGGCGAGTGCCTCAACCTCACCGAGGGCGAGACCATCGAGGCCGACGACCAGTGGGGCATCCACCGCAAGGCCCCGGCCTTCGCGGACCTGGAGCCGAAGACCGAGATGCTGGAGACCGGCATCAAGGTGATCGATCTGCTCGCGCCGTACGTCAAGGGCGGCAAGATCGGTCTGTTCGGCGGTGCCGGCGTGGGCAAGACGGTGCTCATCCAGGAAATGATCACCCGGGTGGCCCGGAACTTCGGCGGCACCTCGGTCTTCGCCGGCGTGGGTGAGCGCACCCGTGAGGGCAACGACCTCATCCACGAGATGACCGACTCGGGCGTCATCGACAAGACCGCGCTGGTCTTCGGCCAGATGGACGAGCCGCCGGGCACCCGGCTGCGGGTCGCGCTCTCCGCGCTGACGATGGCGGAGTACTTCCGCGACGTGAAGAAGCAGGAGGTGCTGCTCTTCATCGACAACATCTTCCGCTTCACCCAGGCCGGTTCCGAGGTCTCCACCCTGCTGGGCCGGATGCCCAGCGCGGTGGGTTACCAGCCCACCCTGGCCGACGAGATGGGTGAGCTGCAGGAGCGGATCACCTCCGTCCGGGGTCAGGCCATCACCTCGATGCAGGCGATCTACGTGCCGGCGGACGACTACACCGACCCCGCCCCGGCCACCACGTTCGCCCACCTGGACGCCACCACCAACCTGGAGCGGTCGATCTCCGACAAGGGCATCTACCCGGCGGTGGACCCGCTGGCGTCCTCGTCGCGGATTCTGGCCCCCGAGTTCGTCGGCCAGGAACACTTCCAGGTGGCCAGCGAGGTGAAGCGGATCCTGCAGCGCTACAAGGACCTGCAGGACATCATCGCCATCCTCGGTATCGAGGAACTCTCCGAGGAAGACAAGATCACGGTCCAGCGGGCCCGGCGGATCGAGCGCTTCCTGTCCCAGAACACCTACGCGGCGGAGCAGTTCACCGGCGTATCGGGCTCGACGGTTCCGATCAAGGAGACCATCGAGGCCTTCCGCAAGATCAGCGAGGGTGAGTACGACCACTTCCCCGAGCAGGCGTTCTTCATGTGCGGTGGGCTCGACGACCTTGAGAAGAAGGCCGCTGAGCTGATGAAGGGCTGA
- the atpE gene encoding ATP synthase F0 subunit C — protein MSAIAAIEGSVNTIGYGLAAIGPGIGVALVFAAYIQASARQPESAGYNRTWLVLGFALVEALALFGLVLAFAV, from the coding sequence ATGAGCGCTATTGCCGCCATCGAGGGCAGCGTCAACACCATCGGTTACGGCCTCGCCGCCATCGGCCCCGGCATCGGTGTCGCCCTGGTCTTCGCGGCCTACATCCAGGCCAGCGCCCGCCAGCCGGAGTCCGCCGGCTACAACCGCACCTGGCTGGTCCTGGGCTTCGCGCTGGTCGAGGCGCTCGCCCTGTTCGGCCTGGTGCTCGCGTTCGCAGTCTGA